Proteins encoded in a region of the Quercus lobata isolate SW786 chromosome 8, ValleyOak3.0 Primary Assembly, whole genome shotgun sequence genome:
- the LOC115957180 gene encoding L-type lectin-domain containing receptor kinase S.4-like, translated as MAAKLIFLFWIFLLLLYKVKPDLDNVGPLLTQLTNGFNAEHKSMSLDDAVIDNNGILQLTNESVQVDSHAFYKYPIKFKNSPSGKVMSFSTTFAFALINERGNQGRYHFAFTISPSGALPGPYLGRLKARNDGNISDRVFMVAFTVIHPKFSDIDDNHVVVSLNSSIVSNKSVRVDQSLRRKNSLTLKSGQVIQAWVEYDARINQLNVSLAQESDRPKSAFLSYNNVDVSPIFKESMFIGFIASTDRPCSSSHYVLGWSFNINGDAKNLNLDKLRLRLPKMNGSKKNHTGLIIGVSLSSALVVILGILLVLYNVRKLKKTDVVEAWELDIGPHRFSYEDLKKATKGFGDKELLGSGGFGSVYKGTLPNSNTQVAVKRVSQNSKQGLREFVSEVGSIGHLRHRNLVQLLGWCRRQGDLLLVYEFMPNVSLDKYLFDEPKAILSWEQRFKIIKGVASGLLYLHEEWEQTVVHRDIKAGNVLLDSEFNGKLSDFGLAKLYERGSNPSTTRVVGTLGYLAPELARTGKPTTSSDVFAFGALLLEVVCGRRPIDPKALPEELMLVEWVWEKWSMGATLDVVDSRLGGEFDEVEAVLVLKLGLMCSNDAPESRPTMRHVVRCLETKLALEEEDFMQSYRTTSTSVGDNEDIVDVEDVLTTSFSVFSGDDDR; from the coding sequence atGGCAGCaaaactcatctttctcttctGGATTTTCCTTCTTCTCCTATACAAAGTAAAGCCTGACCTAGACAATGTTGGACCCTTGTTGACCCAGCTCACAAACGGGTTCAATGCTGAACATAAAAGCATGAGCTTAGACGACGCCGTGATTGATAACAATGGCATACTTCAGTTGACAAACGAATCGGTTCAAGTTGATAGCCATGCTTTCTATAAATATCCAATCAAATTCAAGAACTCCCCCAGCGGCAAAGTTATGTCATTTTCCACTACGTTTGCTTTTGCTTTGATCAATGAACGTGGAAATCAAGGCCGCTACCACTTCGCTTTCACAATCTCTCCATCTGGGGCTCTTCCAGGCCCTTATCTTGGTCGACTCAAGGCCAGAAATGATGGGAACATCTCAGACCGCGTATTCATGGTGGCATTCACTGTCATTCACCCCAAGTTCAGTGACATTGATGATAACCATGTTGTCGTTAGCCTCAACAGCAGCATAGTATCGAACAAATCTGTTCGAGTCGATCAATCTCTGCGTAGAAAGAATTCCCTTACTCTGAAGAGTGGTCAGGTAATTCAGGCATGGGTTGAATATGATGCACGaataaatcaattaaatgttAGCCTTGCGCAAGAATCTGATAGACCCAAGTCTGCATTTTTGTCCTATAATAATGTGGACGTCTCACCAATTTTCAAAGAATCCATGTTCATTGGGTTCATTGCTTCAACCGATCGTCCTTGCTCAAGTTCGCACTACGTCTTAGGCTGGAGCTTTAATATAAATGGAGACGCTAAAAATCTCAATTTGGATAAACTCAGGCTTAGGCTCCCAAAAATGAATGGGTCAAAAAAGAACCACACAGGCCTGATTATTGGTGTTTCACTCTCTAGTGCTTTGGTTGTAATTTTGGGGATTCTTTTGGTTCTTTACAATGTCAGGAAACTCAAGAAGACTGATGTGGTTGAAGCCTGGGAGCTTGATATTGGACCACATAGATTTTCTTACGAGGATCTAAAGAAAGCAACAAAGGGTTTTGGAGACAAAGAGCTACTTGGGTCTGGTGGATTTGGTAGTGTTTACAAAGGAACTCTGCCGAATTCAAATACCCAAGTTGCTGTAAAGCGTGTTTCCCAAAATTCGAAGCAAGGTTTGCGAGAATTTGTGTCTGAGGTTGGTAGTATTGGCCATCTTCGTCATCGAAATTTAGTTCAATTATTGGGTTGGTGTCGTAGGCAAGGTGATTTATTACTTGTGTATGAATTTATGCCTAACGTAAGCTTAGACAAGTACCTTTTTGATGAGCCTAAAGCAATCTTAAGCTGGGAGCAAAGGTTCAAGATCATCAAAGGGGTTGCTTCGGGGCTTTTATATTTACATGAGGAATGGGAACAAACTGTGGTTCACAGAGACATCAAAGCAGGCAATGTGTTATTGGATTCTGAATTTAACGGAAAGTTGAGTGATTTCGGTCTTGCTAAGCTATATGAGCGTGGCTCCAACCCAAGCACAACCAGGGTGGTGGGCACGTTGGGTTATTTAGCACCTGAGCTCGCACGCACAGGCAAGCCAACAACAAGTTCTGATGTGTTTGCCTTTGGTGCTTTATTACTAGAAGTGGTATGTGGTAGAAGGCCTATTGACCCTAAAGCATTGCCTGAGGAGCTCATGCTTGTGGAATGGGTTTGGGAGAAGTGGAGCATGGGAGCAACCCTAGATGTTGTGGATTCAAGATTAGGGGGTGAGTTTGATGAAGTTGAAGCTGTTTTGGTGCTTAAATTGGGCTTAATGTGTTCCAATGATGCACCCGAGTCAAGACCCACTATGAGGCATGTGGTTAGGTGCTTGGAAACGAAGCTGGCTTTGGAGGAGGAGGATTTTATGCAATCTTATCGCACTACTTCAACCTCGGTTGGTGATAACGAGGATATTGTTGATGTTGAGGATGTTCTAACTACatccttttcagttttcagtggAGATGATGATAGGTAG